A single region of the Microbulbifer sp. MKSA007 genome encodes:
- a CDS encoding right-handed parallel beta-helix repeat-containing protein, whose amino-acid sequence MKKPSLTLFLTLLPTFGLPLASNSFAVSCGDTITTQESLTEDLSCETNPALTIDGPGGGLNLNGFTVTCIEPLHEGIYLTGLAASLFNGVIDNCNDSIALTEDGVHFVSDIEINNLVGVGVRIESNSNFVTGIVIPFNGTQYAIGIETANPASLNQITGNFLEFPGFSGIYIEGRSNTVTGNEILNPGDFGIALDSDGGSNLILLNTIISDSKARIFNTLNGDGDVGISVSSDSNLISQNSISNSTTGIRINNSDSNTVSSNEADNNIDYGIVIEGTSAEFNNILSNTANDNGIFDLYSPDDPNCTSSNNWIGNSSTINDPNCLD is encoded by the coding sequence ATGAAGAAGCCAAGCCTAACGCTATTTTTAACCCTGCTACCAACCTTTGGATTACCTTTAGCCTCAAACAGTTTTGCTGTGAGCTGTGGTGACACGATTACTACCCAGGAATCCCTCACAGAAGACCTCTCCTGCGAAACCAATCCAGCCCTCACAATTGACGGCCCCGGTGGCGGGCTGAACTTAAATGGGTTTACTGTTACCTGTATAGAACCATTACATGAGGGCATCTATCTAACAGGGCTAGCTGCAAGCCTGTTTAACGGCGTAATAGACAATTGCAATGACTCAATAGCACTTACGGAAGATGGTGTTCATTTTGTCAGTGATATTGAGATTAACAATCTTGTAGGTGTGGGCGTACGTATTGAAAGTAACAGTAATTTTGTTACCGGCATCGTGATACCTTTTAATGGTACGCAATATGCAATAGGCATAGAAACAGCTAATCCCGCAAGCCTCAATCAGATCACTGGAAATTTTCTAGAGTTCCCGGGATTTTCAGGAATATATATCGAGGGGCGAAGCAATACAGTCACCGGAAATGAAATTCTTAACCCTGGTGATTTTGGCATAGCTCTTGATTCCGATGGAGGGAGCAACTTAATCCTACTTAACACTATAATCAGTGACAGTAAAGCGAGAATATTCAACACTCTCAATGGCGATGGAGATGTGGGAATATCTGTAAGTTCAGATTCAAATCTCATTTCTCAAAATAGTATATCGAACAGTACCACTGGAATCAGAATCAATAACAGTGACAGCAATACAGTAAGCAGCAATGAAGCTGACAATAACATTGACTATGGCATAGTGATCGAGGGAACTAGCGCAGAATTCAATAACATTTTATCTAATACAGCCAATGACAATGGTATATTCGACCTTTACTCCCCTGATGATCCGAACTGCACATCTTCGAACAACTGGATTGGCAATAGTTCTACCATTAATGACCCTAACTGCTTGGATTGA
- a CDS encoding right-handed parallel beta-helix repeat-containing protein — protein sequence MKKLKLALAYFLLPAAGIAISFESYAVSCGDTITSQETLTQDLVCATNPALTITGPLGGLDMDGFTVTCSASTDDGILLNGLSASLTSGVIDNCNNSIMLQDDGSHYVTSVDIDDPDGVGVLISSDSNFVTGIQIQSDGVTSRNGIETEDPANYNQIIGNTIDSTGGDGIYLEG from the coding sequence ATGAAAAAACTAAAATTAGCCCTTGCCTATTTTCTTTTGCCCGCTGCTGGAATAGCAATTTCCTTCGAAAGCTATGCTGTTAGCTGTGGAGATACCATTACCTCCCAAGAAACACTGACTCAGGACTTAGTCTGTGCCACTAATCCCGCACTAACAATTACCGGTCCCTTGGGCGGACTTGATATGGATGGATTTACTGTTACGTGCTCTGCCTCAACAGACGACGGCATACTCCTAAATGGCCTATCTGCTAGTTTAACCTCTGGAGTTATCGATAACTGTAACAACTCTATTATGTTACAAGACGATGGGTCCCACTATGTTACAAGTGTTGATATAGATGATCCTGATGGAGTAGGAGTACTTATTTCAAGCGATAGTAACTTTGTCACCGGCATCCAGATACAATCTGATGGCGTAACCTCCAGAAATGGTATAGAAACTGAAGATCCCGCTAATTATAACCAAATCATCGGAAATACTATCGATAGCACCGGTGGAGATGGAATATATCTAGAGGGATGA
- a CDS encoding IS3 family transposase (programmed frameshift): protein MTRSNKPTKTTRKQYSEEYRKDALALALKVGVSVAAKQLGLHPSQIYGWRSKSKLHQSRGDAERELATENARLKRQLAEQAEELAIFKKGRSVLCKEPEMRYAFMQKHRHEFSIKAMAKVLGVSRSGFYNWVSRSADQSKHQQYRMQLDSLVQQRFIASKERSGAPRLTKELASEGSKYNQKTIAASMRRQGLRAKAGRRYKATTYSKHGLPVAPNLLEQNFNAEAPNQKWAGDITYLRTEEGWLYLAVVIDLYSRLIIGWAMSETMTATLVCDALQMALWRRKKPTNVIVHTDRGSQYCSKDYQSLITAYDLRCSMSAKGNCYDNACAETFFHSLKVEAIHGNRFPTRCLMRETVFEYIEIDYNRNRLHSANGYLSPEAFEEQLVA from the exons ATGACAAGATCAAATAAACCAACCAAAACCACTCGTAAACAATACTCAGAGGAGTATAGGAAGGATGCCCTAGCACTGGCGCTCAAGGTCGGGGTAAGCGTTGCCGCTAAACAGCTTGGATTGCATCCTTCCCAGATTTACGGATGGCGAAGTAAGTCTAAGTTACATCAGAGCCGAGGGGATGCGGAGAGAGAGCTGGCCACAGAAAATGCTCGACTTAAGCGGCAGCTGGCTGAGCAGGCAGAGGAGCTGGCGATCT TTAAAAAAGGCCGCAGCGTACTTTGCAAAGAGCCTGAAATGAGGTACGCCTTCATGCAAAAGCACAGGCATGAATTCAGCATCAAAGCGATGGCCAAGGTATTGGGCGTATCTCGCAGTGGCTTTTATAACTGGGTTTCAAGATCGGCTGACCAATCCAAGCACCAGCAGTACCGAATGCAGCTCGATAGCTTGGTACAGCAGCGCTTTATAGCCAGCAAAGAACGTAGCGGCGCCCCTCGTCTGACGAAGGAGTTGGCCAGTGAGGGGAGTAAATATAATCAGAAAACAATTGCTGCCAGCATGCGTCGACAGGGCCTACGGGCTAAAGCAGGCAGGAGGTATAAAGCCACAACCTACTCAAAACATGGTCTGCCAGTAGCTCCAAATTTGCTTGAGCAGAACTTTAATGCTGAAGCGCCGAATCAGAAATGGGCTGGGGATATTACCTACCTACGAACGGAAGAAGGTTGGTTATATCTGGCTGTAGTGATAGACCTATATAGTCGGCTGATTATTGGTTGGGCGATGTCAGAAACGATGACGGCTACATTGGTCTGTGACGCCCTTCAAATGGCTTTATGGCGACGTAAGAAACCTACGAATGTTATCGTGCATACTGACAGGGGAAGCCAGTATTGTTCTAAAGATTATCAATCTTTAATTACAGCGTATGATCTGCGGTGCAGCATGAGCGCCAAAGGTAATTGCTATGATAATGCTTGTGCAGAAACGTTCTTCCACTCACTTAAGGTAGAAGCAATCCATGGTAACCGCTTTCCTACAAGGTGCCTCATGCGAGAAACCGTATTTGAGTATATAGAGATAGACTACAATCGAAATCGCTTACACAGCGCCAATGGCTATCTCAGCCCTGAGGCGTTTGAGGAACAACTAGTCGCTTAG
- a CDS encoding alpha/beta hydrolase has translation MRYIQTRFSKTNAKLKTLFLAAGLFSTTASAGGIDGEWKATIQTDNDKILPIVLHFDQDNDKWTGVLDSPSQNAYGIEMSSLDISGNNISFEIEDLQISYEGAYNPVVELMFGSFTQGKSQTLNFRKINTAKPDNRPQIPTGPYPYTVEEVSFKSTITNNIISGTLTKPNSRIKATAILISGSGPQDRDETAFGHKAFAVIADDLTRQGYAVLRYDERGIGDSTGSFSTATTEDFANDTSAIVDYLNSRNDLPKGKTGLIGHSEGG, from the coding sequence ATGCGATATATTCAAACTAGATTTTCAAAGACAAACGCAAAGTTAAAGACGCTTTTCTTAGCCGCCGGCCTGTTTTCTACTACAGCAAGTGCTGGTGGCATTGATGGAGAGTGGAAGGCCACTATCCAAACAGATAACGACAAGATACTTCCGATTGTCCTCCATTTTGATCAGGATAACGATAAATGGACGGGCGTACTGGATAGCCCTTCACAAAATGCCTATGGCATAGAGATGTCATCCTTGGACATTAGCGGCAACAACATATCCTTCGAAATTGAAGACTTACAAATCAGCTACGAGGGGGCGTACAACCCAGTAGTTGAGCTTATGTTCGGATCATTTACTCAAGGGAAGTCACAGACTCTTAACTTCAGAAAGATAAATACTGCTAAACCGGATAACCGTCCACAAATACCAACAGGCCCCTATCCCTATACTGTTGAAGAGGTAAGTTTTAAAAGTACAATCACAAATAATATAATCTCTGGAACATTGACCAAACCAAACTCAAGGATAAAAGCTACTGCGATCCTGATTAGTGGTTCGGGGCCGCAAGACCGGGATGAAACCGCATTCGGCCATAAAGCATTTGCGGTAATTGCCGACGATTTAACCCGGCAAGGGTACGCGGTATTACGTTATGATGAACGAGGAATTGGTGACTCTACCGGGAGTTTCTCCACGGCAACTACCGAAGATTTTGCCAATGATACCAGTGCAATTGTGGATTATCTGAACAGTCGTAACGATCTCCCCAAGGGTAAAACGGGCTTGATTGGGCACAGCGAGGGGGGATGA
- a CDS encoding histidine kinase yields MKLLKSPAPTTKFLAYHFGGWLIFALVNSISRGLLTDESFEQLAIHALTLILTCGALTLIIREVIYRFDLLDKNWRQQWPYFFLSSISLAFACAYISVIFLFSYYNLMGYAIPESIWHNILGNWLIMTILLVSWTLIYVTAVNQDRLLKAEQEAIQLNLQLNEVKMAALMGQLNPHFLFNGLNNIRALILEDATKSRTMLTNLSDLLRYTLMAHKQKTVPLRDELEIVCQYIDLLKIQYEDRLTFRLITDPELMGERIPPLIIQLLTENAIRHGIEKSKHGGEVTIRVSHEEEHLVITVSNPGTLELNTPLETRPSKKKNENTGLGLANIKKRLTLQYGNNTSFQIKQQGQQVIAQCHIPTSSLQLAV; encoded by the coding sequence ATGAAGTTACTGAAGTCCCCCGCACCTACGACAAAGTTCTTAGCGTATCATTTTGGCGGCTGGCTAATATTCGCCCTAGTGAACTCCATTTCTCGGGGCTTACTTACCGATGAAAGTTTCGAGCAGCTCGCCATACATGCACTCACCCTGATATTAACCTGCGGAGCTTTAACGCTAATTATCCGAGAAGTGATTTATCGCTTTGACCTCTTAGATAAAAACTGGAGGCAACAGTGGCCCTACTTCTTTCTATCTTCAATATCACTTGCATTTGCATGTGCCTATATTTCAGTTATCTTTCTATTCTCATATTATAATTTAATGGGGTATGCCATCCCCGAATCAATTTGGCACAACATACTTGGCAACTGGCTTATCATGACTATTTTATTAGTAAGCTGGACCCTGATTTATGTTACAGCAGTTAATCAAGACCGTTTACTCAAAGCTGAACAGGAAGCCATTCAACTTAACCTACAGCTCAATGAGGTTAAAATGGCAGCACTTATGGGGCAGCTTAACCCACATTTCCTTTTCAATGGACTAAACAATATCCGGGCCTTAATTCTTGAGGATGCTACTAAATCAAGAACGATGCTGACAAACCTCTCTGATCTACTGAGATATACATTGATGGCACATAAACAGAAAACCGTGCCACTCAGAGATGAGCTGGAAATTGTTTGTCAATATATCGACCTCCTCAAAATACAATATGAAGATCGTTTGACTTTCAGGTTGATAACTGATCCAGAATTGATGGGAGAACGAATCCCTCCTCTTATTATCCAACTGCTTACAGAAAATGCGATACGCCACGGAATTGAAAAGTCCAAGCATGGCGGTGAAGTAACCATCAGAGTATCCCATGAAGAGGAACACCTAGTCATCACGGTATCTAACCCAGGGACCTTAGAACTAAACACACCTCTAGAAACAAGGCCCAGCAAAAAGAAAAATGAAAATACCGGATTGGGGCTAGCTAATATAAAAAAACGATTGACTCTTCAATATGGTAACAACACATCCTTCCAGATAAAGCAACAAGGGCAGCAAGTTATTGCCCAATGCCATATTCCTACTTCATCTCTACAGTTGGCGGTATAA
- a CDS encoding LytTR family DNA-binding domain-containing protein, whose translation MKAIIIEDSRLARNELRELLKPHKNINLVAEAKDCEQAVSLILKEQPDLLFLDIDLPDGTGFDILEQLETAPQVIFTTAYDEYAIQAFEVNALDYLLKPINPEKLKRALNKTLSDSSLQDDNHSSNYLDTDNKIFIKDGERCWLIEIGNIRYFENCGNHAQVFFDSNKPFIYKSLSKIEQRLNPEIFFRANRQQIINLNFIQDIQPWVNSGLLITMTDGKEIEAARRPATRLREMLSL comes from the coding sequence GTGAAAGCCATTATTATTGAAGATTCCAGACTCGCTCGTAATGAATTGAGAGAGCTGTTAAAGCCTCACAAAAATATAAATTTAGTTGCAGAGGCAAAAGATTGTGAGCAGGCAGTTTCTCTGATTCTAAAAGAACAACCAGACTTACTTTTTTTAGACATTGATCTACCGGACGGGACTGGCTTCGACATACTAGAACAGCTTGAAACTGCACCCCAGGTTATTTTCACAACCGCTTATGATGAATACGCCATACAAGCATTCGAAGTCAACGCATTAGACTATCTCCTCAAGCCGATCAACCCGGAAAAATTAAAGCGGGCCCTTAACAAAACACTAAGTGATTCTTCCTTACAGGATGATAATCACTCATCGAACTACCTAGACACCGACAACAAGATCTTTATCAAGGACGGAGAGCGTTGCTGGCTAATAGAAATAGGAAATATCCGTTATTTTGAAAACTGTGGAAATCATGCTCAAGTATTCTTTGATAGCAACAAACCGTTCATTTATAAATCATTATCTAAAATTGAGCAGCGTTTAAATCCTGAGATTTTCTTTCGCGCCAACCGCCAGCAAATCATAAACCTGAATTTTATTCAGGATATTCAACCATGGGTCAACAGCGGACTACTAATAACAATGACCGATGGAAAAGAAATTGAGGCTGCAAGACGCCCCGCTACTCGCTTACGGGAGATGCTAAGTTTGTAG
- a CDS encoding ester cyclase — MFKRASCFVLVALLFSITNLVVAQPNNLEENKKLAMQAVGLWLSGNKIDPMTILSPNYINNLDSATTDSAGPQKRNLKQFEQEVAKFHKAFKDIKAVSTKQVAEGDLVATHVTVSANHVGSFMGETPTKKIITWDAVEFSKIQDGKIVEAWVTWDKYGFLKQLGALK; from the coding sequence ATGTTCAAACGAGCTTCCTGTTTTGTTTTAGTAGCCCTTTTATTCAGTATTACCAATTTGGTGGTAGCGCAGCCAAATAACCTAGAAGAGAATAAAAAACTCGCAATGCAAGCTGTGGGTTTGTGGCTAAGCGGAAATAAGATAGATCCCATGACAATTTTATCTCCTAACTATATAAACAACCTGGATTCTGCGACAACGGATAGCGCAGGCCCACAAAAGCGTAACCTCAAACAATTTGAACAAGAAGTGGCTAAGTTTCACAAAGCATTCAAAGACATCAAGGCAGTCAGTACCAAGCAAGTAGCTGAAGGAGATCTAGTCGCAACTCATGTTACAGTCAGCGCTAATCATGTCGGCTCGTTTATGGGGGAAACTCCAACCAAAAAAATAATCACCTGGGATGCTGTGGAATTCTCCAAGATTCAGGACGGCAAAATAGTCGAAGCTTGGGTCACTTGGGATAAATATGGATTCCTAAAGCAGCTTGGTGCACTGAAGTAG
- a CDS encoding patatin-like phospholipase family protein, with translation MASKFNASFKKTIIALVYIAVGYAFFAYVYNNFFTQTTTFPRESVTYDLTHNTDYLQQKDTINILVVAGGGVRGLIPLHVLQYIEDKLGKPLDQVFDVFSGVSTGAIIATGLNIPDEAIPSRNGQKLSHLDYLVDIYENEVNYLFSPPWYHKLLTAGGLFSPSYFGSRLHEVMEKHYTKDLNFTELENYVIIPSLNLKDGEIHLFKNKGETVNYLPTDRLYQLMTAAVSAETAFPPVVFNYSEDEGIQYCEPESAESENESQCVFADAAIAMNNPASMILRDVINEFPDKNYYILVLGAGSPRLLSSTTNYDTLKNWGQINWFRDALTNMQRSMDTHQLHTLEIAKSLSEEGRIEYDYLNIEIREPFIGIFEHKKLPKLKNYSDQLIKDNQAQIDLIVDHLKSESIKNSSDKS, from the coding sequence ATGGCAAGTAAGTTCAACGCCTCTTTCAAAAAGACTATTATTGCACTTGTGTATATTGCTGTTGGTTATGCTTTTTTCGCCTACGTTTATAACAATTTTTTTACGCAAACAACCACATTCCCCCGAGAGTCGGTCACGTATGATCTTACTCACAATACCGATTATCTCCAGCAAAAAGACACGATTAATATCCTCGTCGTAGCAGGCGGAGGAGTCAGAGGCTTAATTCCTCTACATGTACTGCAGTATATTGAAGACAAATTAGGGAAACCCCTTGATCAGGTGTTCGACGTTTTTTCAGGGGTTTCCACTGGAGCCATTATCGCAACAGGCCTCAATATTCCTGATGAAGCTATTCCCAGCAGAAACGGGCAAAAGCTATCCCATCTCGACTATCTGGTTGATATCTATGAGAACGAAGTAAACTACCTTTTCTCTCCCCCTTGGTATCACAAGCTCCTAACCGCAGGCGGTCTGTTTTCACCCTCTTATTTTGGCAGCCGATTACATGAGGTAATGGAAAAACATTATACTAAAGACCTTAATTTTACTGAACTTGAGAACTACGTAATCATTCCTTCTTTAAACTTAAAGGATGGAGAGATACATCTTTTCAAGAACAAAGGTGAGACGGTTAATTATCTCCCCACCGATCGGCTTTATCAATTAATGACAGCCGCAGTAAGTGCTGAAACTGCTTTTCCTCCTGTCGTATTCAATTATTCGGAAGATGAAGGTATCCAGTATTGCGAGCCTGAATCTGCAGAATCGGAAAACGAATCCCAATGTGTGTTTGCAGATGCAGCTATAGCTATGAACAACCCGGCCAGTATGATTCTTCGAGATGTTATCAACGAATTTCCCGATAAAAATTACTACATCCTGGTATTAGGTGCTGGAAGCCCTCGACTCCTTAGTTCCACAACAAACTACGACACATTGAAAAACTGGGGACAAATAAACTGGTTTCGAGATGCATTAACAAATATGCAGCGCTCAATGGATACACACCAGCTCCATACACTGGAAATTGCAAAGTCTTTATCTGAAGAAGGGAGGATAGAATACGACTATCTAAATATCGAAATTCGAGAGCCCTTTATCGGCATATTTGAGCACAAGAAGCTCCCAAAGTTAAAGAACTACTCGGACCAACTAATCAAAGACAATCAAGCCCAAATCGATCTAATTGTCGACCATTTAAAAAGTGAGAGCATTAAAAATTCAAGCGATAAATCTTGA
- the sulP gene encoding sulfate permease, with translation MAMQHLTRWFPILATIHSYNRQLLAQDLLAASIVTVLLIPQSLAYALLAGLPPEVGLYASIVPLLVYGLLGSSRTLSVGPVAVISLMSAAALGKVTASGEVDYLTAAAILALLSGGILTVLGILKLGFLANFLSHPVISGFITASALLIALNQVTQLLGLSVHGDTILELLPGLFENLGGYNQLTLLVGLGVVLFLYLSRACAAKLLQRLGITADTANLLSKSSPAVAVLITVYFSYTFNLEAWGVALVGSVPSGLPQFTLPKLSVSLFESLALPALMIAIIGYVESISVAKTLAAKRRQRVDSNQELVALGLANVGAGFSGGFPVSGGFSRSVVNADAGAQTQFASLFTAMGIGFTALFLTSPLYFLPKATLAATIIVAVLSLVDFSILRKTWQFSKADFLAVAVTIFVTLLFGVESGVLCGVGASLLLFIWRASKPHIAEVGLIEGTEHFRNIDRHPVKTASEILTFRVDGRLMFSNISTLEERIYSRLGGNSQVRHIILMCSAVNEIDWSALEVLESINSILLNRGVRLHLSEVKGPVMDRLEKSSFLQKLSGEVFLSQYQAFVNIQVGQGGNT, from the coding sequence ATGGCGATGCAGCATCTCACCAGATGGTTTCCCATTCTGGCTACTATTCACTCCTATAATCGGCAGCTGCTAGCCCAGGACCTACTGGCGGCTTCAATTGTTACCGTGCTCCTTATTCCCCAGTCCCTTGCTTACGCTTTGCTTGCCGGATTGCCACCTGAGGTGGGCCTCTATGCGAGTATTGTTCCGCTGCTAGTCTATGGCCTGTTAGGCAGCAGTCGAACACTATCCGTAGGACCTGTAGCGGTAATCTCCTTAATGAGCGCCGCTGCTCTTGGAAAGGTAACAGCGAGCGGTGAGGTAGACTACCTCACTGCAGCAGCGATATTGGCGCTCTTATCTGGAGGAATTCTCACAGTATTAGGTATATTAAAGTTAGGTTTTCTCGCTAACTTTTTATCACACCCGGTAATCTCCGGCTTTATAACTGCCTCTGCATTATTAATTGCACTTAATCAGGTTACCCAATTGCTGGGGCTATCGGTCCATGGAGATACAATATTAGAGCTGTTGCCTGGCTTGTTTGAAAACTTGGGTGGCTATAATCAGTTGACCTTGTTAGTCGGTTTGGGGGTGGTGCTATTTCTATACCTATCTAGAGCTTGTGCGGCAAAACTATTGCAAAGATTAGGAATCACAGCTGATACCGCTAATCTTCTGTCTAAGTCATCCCCCGCAGTAGCAGTGCTGATAACCGTGTACTTCTCATATACTTTTAACCTTGAAGCATGGGGAGTAGCCCTTGTTGGCAGTGTTCCTTCGGGGCTGCCTCAATTTACCTTGCCAAAGTTGTCGGTTTCCCTATTTGAGTCACTTGCGCTACCTGCGCTAATGATTGCTATCATCGGCTATGTAGAATCGATATCCGTGGCAAAGACTTTAGCCGCAAAACGTAGACAAAGAGTTGATTCCAACCAAGAGCTGGTGGCTTTAGGGTTGGCGAATGTTGGGGCAGGTTTTTCTGGTGGATTTCCGGTAAGTGGTGGCTTCTCACGCTCAGTTGTAAATGCTGACGCGGGAGCACAAACACAGTTTGCCAGCCTATTTACCGCAATGGGCATTGGATTCACGGCTCTTTTTCTCACGTCACCACTATATTTTCTTCCGAAAGCTACTCTCGCTGCCACTATTATTGTTGCAGTACTTTCACTGGTAGATTTTTCTATCTTGCGTAAAACTTGGCAATTTTCCAAGGCGGATTTTCTTGCTGTAGCGGTGACAATCTTCGTTACCCTATTATTTGGCGTTGAGTCGGGCGTGCTCTGTGGAGTGGGTGCATCGCTATTATTATTTATTTGGCGCGCATCAAAGCCTCATATTGCAGAGGTAGGATTAATCGAAGGCACTGAGCATTTCCGCAATATAGATCGACACCCAGTTAAAACTGCTTCTGAGATTCTTACTTTTAGAGTAGATGGCCGTCTGATGTTCTCTAATATAAGTACATTGGAAGAGCGTATTTATAGCCGTCTAGGAGGTAATTCCCAGGTCAGGCATATTATCCTGATGTGTAGTGCCGTTAATGAAATTGATTGGAGTGCCTTGGAAGTACTGGAAAGTATAAACAGTATCTTACTTAATAGAGGTGTTCGACTTCATCTTTCTGAAGTTAAAGGTCCGGTGATGGATCGTTTGGAGAAAAGTAGCTTTTTGCAAAAGCTCTCTGGCGAAGTGTTTTTAAGTCAGTACCAGGCATTTGTAAATATACAGGTGGGTCAAGGAGGTAACACATAG
- a CDS encoding TIGR01244 family sulfur transferase, with translation MNIKQLDEQVSVSEHIACESMVPLAQSGVQVVVCNCPEGESETHPSYVDMEQAALAVGIKFVAIPFTRGRMMRNHCEAFRDVLLEGDKVHAFCRTGNRSSQVWAGAKVLMGADKKQLNSQAQAAGFDIGAVLISIEP, from the coding sequence ATGAATATTAAACAATTAGATGAACAGGTGAGCGTTTCTGAGCATATAGCCTGTGAAAGTATGGTGCCATTGGCTCAGAGTGGGGTACAAGTTGTAGTATGCAATTGCCCGGAAGGTGAGAGTGAAACTCACCCTTCCTATGTGGATATGGAGCAGGCCGCATTAGCGGTGGGCATTAAATTTGTGGCTATACCTTTTACTCGCGGACGTATGATGCGAAATCACTGCGAGGCATTTCGTGATGTTTTGCTGGAAGGAGACAAAGTGCACGCGTTTTGCCGGACGGGAAATCGTTCCAGCCAGGTATGGGCCGGTGCCAAGGTCCTGATGGGGGCAGATAAAAAGCAGCTCAATTCCCAGGCCCAGGCCGCAGGATTTGATATTGGCGCTGTGCTGATATCGATTGAACCCTAG
- a CDS encoding MBL fold metallo-hydrolase produces MLNFDSASGRTSSRGAEELVSFIQEKDLTLEWILETHAHADHLSAAPFLRQQLGGRIGIGEHICQVQKIFRDVFNLEREFLADGSQFDHLFKDGETFQVGKLTAKVIYSPGHTPADMAWLIGDALFVGDTLFMPDVGSARCDFPGGDASELYRSVRKILSLPDQTRMFMCHDYPPKGKRGYQCETSVGEQRRENIHLRDGVAEEDFVTVRRKRDATLSVPRLIVPSVQVNIRAGQMPPAESNGTVYLKVPLNQL; encoded by the coding sequence GTGCTGAATTTTGATTCAGCCTCGGGTCGCACCAGTAGCCGAGGTGCTGAGGAGCTGGTGTCATTTATTCAAGAGAAAGACCTGACTCTGGAGTGGATACTGGAGACTCATGCCCATGCTGACCACTTATCAGCGGCACCGTTTTTACGCCAGCAATTGGGTGGACGTATCGGGATCGGTGAACACATTTGCCAGGTGCAGAAAATCTTCCGCGATGTATTTAACCTTGAGCGGGAGTTCCTGGCAGATGGCAGTCAGTTTGATCATCTCTTTAAGGATGGTGAAACTTTCCAGGTTGGTAAGCTGACAGCGAAAGTGATTTACAGTCCCGGTCACACCCCCGCAGATATGGCCTGGCTAATCGGCGATGCGCTTTTTGTTGGCGATACCTTATTTATGCCGGATGTTGGCAGTGCGCGATGTGACTTCCCCGGCGGCGATGCGTCAGAGCTGTATCGCTCAGTGCGTAAGATCTTGTCCCTTCCCGACCAAACCCGCATGTTTATGTGTCACGACTACCCGCCTAAAGGTAAGCGGGGCTATCAGTGTGAGACCAGCGTGGGAGAGCAACGCAGGGAGAATATTCATTTGCGCGATGGGGTTGCCGAGGAGGATTTTGTCACGGTGCGCCGCAAGCGCGATGCCACTTTATCTGTGCCGCGGCTGATAGTACCGTCTGTGCAGGTGAATATTCGTGCGGGGCAAATGCCCCCGGCAGAATCGAATGGTACGGTTTATTTGAAAGTACCGCTTAATCAGCTTTAG
- a CDS encoding metalloregulator ArsR/SmtB family transcription factor, translating into MPDTEHLDLNKMRDSAGQAAAMLRSLANQDRLLLLCQLSQEELNVGELEERLGIHQPSLSQQLGVLRREGLVETRREGKNVFYRVADPRVLALLQTLYQLYCAE; encoded by the coding sequence ATGCCTGATACTGAACATCTCGATCTCAACAAAATGCGCGATTCCGCTGGCCAGGCGGCAGCGATGCTGCGCTCCCTGGCCAATCAGGACCGCTTGCTACTTCTATGTCAGCTCAGCCAGGAAGAGTTAAATGTAGGCGAATTGGAAGAGCGCCTGGGTATTCATCAGCCAAGCCTGTCCCAACAACTGGGTGTCCTCCGTCGCGAAGGCCTGGTCGAAACACGCCGCGAAGGAAAAAACGTCTTCTACCGGGTTGCAGACCCGCGAGTACTCGCCCTGCTGCAAACCCTTTACCAGCTCTACTGTGCGGAGTAA